In Phocoena phocoena chromosome 3, mPhoPho1.1, whole genome shotgun sequence, a single window of DNA contains:
- the SLC25A23 gene encoding mitochondrial adenyl nucleotide antiporter SLC25A23: MRGGPGDAERRERWGRLFEELDSNKDGRLDVHELRQGLARLGGGSPDRGAQQGISPEGDADSDGGLDLEEFILYLQEREQRLLLLFHSLDRNQDGHIDVSEIQQSFRALGISISLEQAEKILHSMDRDDTMTIDWQEWRDHFLLHSLENVEDVLYFWKHSTVLDIGECLTVPDEFSEQEKLTGVWWKQLVAGAMAGAVSRTGTAPLDRLKVFMQVHASKTNQLNILGGLWSMIQEGGVRSLWRGNGINVLKIAPESAIKFMAYEQIKRAIWGQQETLHVQERFVAGSLAGATAQTIIYPMEVLKTRLTLRRTGQYKGLLDCAWRILEREGPRAFYRGYLPNVLGIIPYAGIDLAVYETLKNRWLQQYSHDSADPGILVLLACGTISSTCGQIASYPLALVRTRMQAQASIEGAPQLSMLGLLRHILSQEGVRGLYRGIAPNFMKVIPAVSISYVVYENMKQALGVTSR; encoded by the exons ATGCGGGGGGGCCCGGGCGATGCGGAGCGGCGTGAGCGCTGGGGTCGCCTCTTCGAGGAGCTGGACAGTAACAAGGATGGTCGCCTGGACGTCCACGAGTTGCGCCAGGGACTGGCCCGGCTGGGCGGGGGCAGCCCGGACCGCGGAGCACAACAG GGCATCTCCCCTGAGGGTGATGCTGACTCAGATGGTGGCCTTGACCTGGAGGAGTTTATCCTCTATCTGCAGGAGCGGGAACAGCGCCTGCTACTTCTGTTCCACAGTCTGGACCGGAATCAGGATG GTCATATCGACGTCTCTGAGATCCAGCAGAGTTTCCGAGCTCTGGGCATTTCCATCTCGCTGGAGCAGGCAGAGAAAATCCTGCACAG CATGGACCGTGATGACACCATGACCATTGACTGGCAGGAATGGCGTGACCACTTCCTGTTGCACTCGCTGGAGAATGTGGAAGATGTGCTGTATTTCTGGAAGCATTCCACG GTCCTGGACATTGGCGAGTGCCTGACTGTCCCGGATGAGTTCTCGGAGCAGGAGAAGCTGACGGGCGTGTGGTGGAAGCAGCTGGTGGCGGGTGCGATGGCAGGTGCCGTGTCCCGGACGGGCACAGCCCCCCTGGACCGCCTCAAGGTCTTCATGCAG GTTCACGCCTCCAAGACCAACCAACTGAACATCCTGGGAGGCCTATGGAGCATGATCCAAGAGGGGGGCGTGCGCTCCCTGTGGCGTGGCAACGGGATCAACGTGCTCAAGATTGCACCTGAGTCGGCAATCAAGTTCATGGCCTATGAGCAg ATCAAGCGGGCCATCTGGGGGCAGCAGGAGACACTGCATGTGCAGGAGCGCTTTGTGGCTGGCTCCCTGGCTGGTGCCACAGCCCAAACCATCATTTACCCCATGGAG GTACTGAAGACACGGCTGACCCTTCGCCGGACGGGCCAGTATAAGGGGCTGCTGGACTGTGCGTGGCGGATCCTGGAGCGAGAAGGGCCCCGAGCCTTCTACCGCGGCTACCTGCCCAACGTGCTGGGCATCATCCCCTACGCAGGCATCGACCTGGCCGTCTACGAG ACCCTGAAGAACCGGTGGCTCCAGCAGTATAGCCACGACTCGGCTGACCCGGGCATCCTCGTGCTCCTGGCCTGCGGCACCATTTCCAGCACGTGTGGCCAGATAGCCAGTTACCCCCTGGCCCTGGTCCGGACCCGCATGCAGGCCCAAG CCTCCATCGAGGGAGCCCCCCAGCTGTCCATGCTGGGTCTGCTCCGTCACATCCTGTCCCAGGAGGGCGTGCGGGGCCTCTACCGGGGCATTGCCCCCAACTTCATGAAGGTTATCCCAGCCGTGAGCATCTCCTACGTGGTCTACGAGAACATGAAGCAGGCCCTGGGGGTCACGTCCAGGTGA
- the SLC25A41 gene encoding LOW QUALITY PROTEIN: mitochondrial carrier protein SCaMC-3L (The sequence of the model RefSeq protein was modified relative to this genomic sequence to represent the inferred CDS: inserted 2 bases in 2 codons; deleted 3 bases in 2 codons; substituted 1 base at 1 genomic stop codon) encodes MGAQPEEGQKACSRVQTLFKRVKSLLTKTHPAPXNLGCTHVYGYVFGHVPESKPEYLPTQQRTGSVLQVLDTGERLMVPMAIVEVDNQGALWKFLLSGAMAGAVSHLGTAPLDCAKVYMQVYSSKTNFMNLLGGIRSMVQERGGGGGGGVCLLWRGNGINVLKIAPEYAIKFSVFEQVGGCVKNYFCGVHESPPFQEXLLASSLAVATSQMLIDPMEVLKTWLTLCQTGQYKGXLDCARHIVEQEGTRVLYRGYLMLGIIPYTCTDLAVYEMLRCLWLKSGRDMEDPSGLVSLSSVTLSTTCGQMASYPLTSVRTRMQAQDTVEGSNLTMCGVFRQILAQQGCPGLYRGMTPTLLKVLPAGGVSYVVYEAMKKTLGV; translated from the exons ATGGGAGCCCAACCTGAGGAAGGTCAGAAGGCTTGCTCGAGGGTCCAGACCCTGTTTAAGAGGGTCAAGTCCTTACTCACCAAAACTCACCCCGCTC TGAACCTGGGCTGTACCCATGTATATGGGTACGTGTTTGGGCACGTGCCTGAAAGCAAACCGGAGTATCTCCCAACACAGCAGCGGA CCGGGTCTGTCCTGCAGGTGCTGGACACTGGAGAGCGGCTGATGGTCCCCATGGCTATCGTGGAGGTAGATAATCAGGGAGCCTTGTGGAAGTTTCTCCTCTCGGGAGCCATGGCTGGGGCGGTGTCTCACCTGGGCACGGCCCCTCTGGACTGTGCCAAGGTGTACATGCAG GTCTACTCCTCCAAGACAAATTTCATGAATTTGCTGGGAGGTATACGGAGCATGGTccaggag cggggtgggggtgggggtggtggtgtctgCTTGCTATGGAGGGGCAATGGTATCAACGTACTCAAGATCGCCCCGGAGTATGCCATCAAGTTCTCTGTCTTTGAACAGGTGGGGGGATG TGTTAAGAATTACTTCTGCGGAGTGCATGAGTCACCACCCTTTCAGGAATGACTCCTTGCCAGCTCCCTGGCTGTGGCCACTTCCCAGATGCTCATCGACCCCATGGAG GTGCTGAAGACATGGCTGACCCTGTGCCAGACTGGCCAGTACAAGG TGCTGGACTGCGCCAGGCATATCGTGGAGCAGGAGGGCACCCGTGTCCTTTACCGCGGCTACCTGATGCTTGGCATCATTCCCTACACCTGCACCGACCTGGCTGTCTACGAG ATGCTCAGGTGCCTCTGGCTGAAATCAGGGAGGGATATGGAGGACCCCAGTGGCCTGGTCAGTCTGTCGTCCGTGACACTGTCCACAACCTGTGGCCAGATGGCCAGTTACCCACTGACTTCGGTGCGCACCAGGATGCAAGCCCAAG ACACCGTGGAGGGTTCGAACCTCACCATGTGTGGAGTCTTCCGGCAGATCCTGGCCCAGCAGGGCTGCCCGGGGCTGTACCGAGGTATGACCCCC ACGTTACTGAAGGTGTTACCAGCAGGTGGCGTCAGCTATGTGGTGTACGAAGCCATGAAGAAGACCCTGGGCGTTTAA